Proteins encoded within one genomic window of Setaria italica strain Yugu1 chromosome IV, Setaria_italica_v2.0, whole genome shotgun sequence:
- the LOC101760125 gene encoding coatomer subunit beta'-1, whose translation MPLRLEIKRKFAQRSERVKSVDLHPTEPWILSSLYSGSVCIWDYQAQAMVKSFEVSELPVRSAKFVSRKQWVVAGADDMFIRVYNYNTMDKVKVFEAHTDYIRCVAVHPTLPYVLSSSDDMLIKLWDWDKGWMCTQIFEGHSHYVMQVTFNPKDTNTFASASLDRTTKIWSLGSPDPNFTLDGHQKGVNCVDYFTGGDRPYLITGSDDSTAKVWDYQTKSCVQTLEGHTHNISAVCFHPELPIIITGSEDGTVRIWHSTTYRLENTLNYGLERVWAVGYMKGSRRMVIGYDEGTIMIKMGREVPVASMDTSGKIIWAKHNEIQTVNIKTVGAGFEITDGERLPLAVKELGSCDLYPQSLKHNPNGRFVVVCGDGEYIIYTALAWRNRSFGSALEFVWSSDGEYAIRESTSRIKIFNKSFQEKKTIRPSFSAERIFGGVLLAMCSSDFICFYDWADCRLIRRIDVTVKNLYWADSGDLVAIASDTSFYILKYNRDVVASYLEGGKPVDEEGVEDAFELLHEVNERVRTGIWVGDCFIYNNSSWRLNYCVGGEVTTMYHLDRPMYLLGYLANQSRVYLIDKEFNVIGYTLLLSLIEYKTLVMRGDLERANEILPSIPKAQYNSVAHFLESRGMLEEALEIATDADYKFDLAVQLGKLDVAKAIATEAQSESKWKQLGELAMSTGKLEMAEECLLQAKDLSGLLLLYSSLGDAEGIEKLASLSKEHGKNNVAFLCLFMLGKLEDCIQLLIDSNRIPEAALMARSYLPSKVSEIVAIWRNDLCKVNPKAAESLADPSEYPNLFDDWQVALTVEKNVASQRGHYPPADEYLNHAEKSDTTLVEAFKRMQIIEDDESVDPAEENGEPDQEALEENEMENTDEAVPVDADEHEETSLVNGNEDEDQPSTNNEGAASA comes from the exons atG CCGCTCAGGTTGGAGATCAAG CGGAAGTTCGCGCAACGGTCCGAGAGGGTCAAGTCGGTGGATCTTCACCCCACGGAGCCATG GATTCTGTCGAGCCTCTACTCGGGGAGTGTCTGCATCTGGGATTATCAGGCACAG GCTATGGTGAAATCATTTGAAGTTTCGGAACTGCCAG TGCGGTCGGCCAAATTTGTTTCAAGGAAACAATGGGTTGTAGCTGGTGCAGATGACATGTTCATTCGTGTCTACAACTACAATACCATGGACAAAGTTAAAGTTTTTGAGGCTCATACTGATTACATCAGATGTGTTGCTGTCCATCCAACTCTACCATATGTTCTGTCATCATCTGATGACATGTTGATAAAACTGTGGGACTGGGATAAAGGGTGGATGTGCACTCAAATCTTCGAGGGACATTCACATTATGTGATGCAGGTTACTTTCAATCCAAAGGATACCAACACCTTTGCAAGCGCATCTCTTGACCGCACTACAAAG ATATGGAGTTTGGGTTCTCCAGATCCAAACTTTACACTTGATGGACATCAAAAGGGTGTTAATTGTGTTGACTACTTCACTGGTGGCGACAGGCCCTATTTAATCACTGGTTCTGATGACTCCACTGCAAAA GTGTGGGACTACCAAACAAAGAGCTGTGTTCAGACACTTGAAGGGCATACACATAACATCTCTGCTGTCTGTTTCCATCCTGAACTTCCTATAATCATTACTGGATCTGAAGATGGCACAGTTCGTATATGGCATTCGACGACTTATAG ACTTGAGAACACACTAAACTATGGCCTTGAGAGAGTTTGGGCTGTTGGATACATGAAGGGATCAAGAAG GATGGTGATTGGATATGATGAGGGAACTATTATGATAAAAATGGGCCGTGAAGTACCTGTAGCGAGTATGGATACCAGTGGGAAAATCATTTGGGCGAAACATAATGAAATACAAACTGTAAATATTAAGACTGTTGGTGCAGGCTTTGAG ATCACAGATGGAGAAAGATTACCCCTGGCTGTAAAGGAGTTAGGAAGCTGTGATCTATACCCGCAG AGCTTGAAGCATAACCCTAATGGCCGATTCGTTGTCGTATGTGGAGATGGCGAATACATAATTTATACTGCATTGGCTTGGAGGAATAGATCATTTGGATCTGCATTGGAATTTGTTTGGTCATCAGATGGAGAATACGCAATCAGGGAAAGCACATCAAGAATAAAAATTTTCAATAAATCATTTCAG gagaagaaaactaTCCGCCCTTCATTTTCAGCGGAGCGTATTTTTGGTGGGGTATTGTTGGCAATGTGTTCTAGTGACTTCATTTGCTTTTATGACTGGGCTGATTGCAGACTAATACGTCGAATTGATGTCACTGTTAAG AACCTTTACTGGGCTGATAGCGGTGACCTAGTTGCAATAGCAAGTGATACGTCATTCTACATCCTCAAGTACAAT AGAGATGTTGTTGCTTCTTATCTAGAAGGTGGAAAGCCTGTGGATGAAGAAGGCGTCGAAGATGCTTTTGAGCTGCTTCATGAGGTCAATGAGAGAGTGCGAACTGGGATTTGGGTTGGAGACTGCTTCATATATAACAATTCATCTTGGCGCCTAAATTATTGTGTTGGTGGAGAG GTCACCACAATGTATCACTTGGATCGCCCGATGTATCTGTTGGGATATCTTGCGAACCAAAGTCGAGTTTATCTAATTGACAAGGAGTTTAA TGTCATTGGGTACACATTACTTCTCAGTTTGATTGAGTACAAGACCCTTGTGATGCGCGGGGATTTGGAACGTGCAAATGAAATTTTACCATCCATACCAAAGGCACAATATAATAG TGTCGCTCATTTCTTGGAGTCTAGAGGTATGTTGGAAGAGGCTCTTGAGATAGCCACTGATGCTGACTACAAGTTTGATCTAGCTGTGCAGCTTGGAAAATTAGATGTTGCAAAG GCTATCGCCACAGAAGCACAAAGTGAATCTAAATGGAAGCAGTTGGGCGAACTCGCCATGTCTACAGGCAAG CTAGAGATGGCGGAAGAATGCCTTCTTCAAGCGAAGGATTTAAGTGGCTTGTTGTTATTATACTCATCTCTCGGAGATGCTGAAGGAATCGAAAAGCTTGCTTCTTTATCAAAAGAACATGGAAAAAACAATGTTGCTTTCCTCTGCCTTTTTATGCTTGGTAAATTGGAAGATTGCATACAGTTGCTCATAGACAG CAATCGTATACCTGAAGCTGCATTAATGGCGCGTTCATATCTTCCTAGCAAAGTCTCAGAGATAGTAGCAATTTGGAGAAATGACCTCTGTAAA GTTAATCCTAAAGCTGCAGAGTCTCTGGCAGATCCTTCTGAGTATCCAAATTTATTTGACGATTGGCAGGTTGCGCTAACTGtagaaaaaaatgttgcatctCAAAG GGGCCACTATCCTCCTGCTGACGAGTACTTGAACCATGCTGAGAAGTCAGATACTACTCTTGTGGAGGCTTTCAAAAGGATGCAGATAATTGAGGATGATGAATCTGTAGACCCAGCTGAGGAAAACGGAGAGCCTGATCAAGAG GCATTGGAAGAGAATGAAATGGAGAACACAGATGAAGCTGTCCCAGTTGATGCTGATGAACATGAAGAGACATCTCTTGTAAATGGAAATGAGGATGAGGACCAGCCGAGTACGAATAATGAAGGAGCTGCGTCAGCCTAA
- the LOC101760535 gene encoding probable sulfate transporter 3.4 codes for MVVNNKVDSLSYDVEAPPPQGASAGSAAAAAPPPAPAHHHAHAPAAPVMREGAAVMELHKVSLPERRSTAKALRQRLAEVLFPDDPLHQFKNQSSARRLVLALQYFFPIFQWGSAYSPRLLRSDLIAGLTIASLAIPQGISYAKLANLPPIIGLYSSFVPPLIYSLLGSSRDLAVGPVSIASLVMGSMLREAVSPDDQPILYLQLAFTATFFAGVFQASLGFLRLGFIVDFLSKATLTGFMGGAAIIVSLQQLKGLLGIVHFTSHMGFIDVMRSVFKRHDEWEWQTIVMGTAFLAILLLTRQISARNPKLFWISAGAPLASVIISTILSFIWKSHSISVIGILPRGVNPPSANMLTFNGSYVALTIKTGIMTGILSLTEGIAVGRTFASINNYQVDGNKEMMAIGIMNMAGSCASCYVTTGSFSRSAVNYSAGCKTAVSNIVMAAAVLVTLLFLMPLFHYTPNVILSAIIITAVVGLIDVRGAAKLWKVDKLDFLACMAAFLGVLLVSVQMGLAIAVGISLFKILLQVTRPNMVVKGLVPGTQTYRSVVQYREAVRVPAFLVVGVESAIYFTNSMYLVERVMRYLRDEEEMALKSNQSSIRCVVLDMSAVAAIDTSGLDALSELKKILDKRNIELVLANPVGSVAERMFNSAVGETFGSDRLFFSVAEAVAAGACKAQP; via the exons ATGGTGGTGAACAACAAGGTGGACAGCCTGTCGTACGACGTCGAGGCGCCGCCCCCCCAGGGCGCTTCCGCCGGttccgccgcggcggctgcgccaccgccggcgccggcccatCACCATGCGCATGCGCCCGCGGCGCCCGTGATGCGTGAGGGCGCGGCGGTGATGGAGCTGCACAAGGTGTCGCTGCCGGAGCGCCGGTCGACGGCGAAGGCGCTGCGGCAGCGCCTCGCCGAGGTGCTCTTCCCCGACGACCCCCTGCACCAGTTCAAGAACCAGTCGTCGGCGCGGCGGCTGGTGCTGGCGCTCCAGtacttcttccccatcttccaGTGGGGGTCCGCGTAcagcccccgcctcctccgctccgACCTCATCGCCGGCCTCACCATTGCCAGCCTCGCCATCCCGCAG GGAATCAGCTACGCCAAGCTCGCCAACCTTCCCCCAATCATTGGCCTAT ATTCCAGCTTCGTGCCGCCGCTGATCTACTCGCTGCTGGGGAGCTCGCGTGACCTGGCCGTCGGGCCGGTGTCCATCGCGTCGCTGGTGATGGGCTCCATGCTCCGGGAGGCCGTCTCGCCGGACGACCAGCCCATCCTCTACCTGCAGCTCGCCTTCACCGCCACCTTCTTCGCCGGCGTCTTCCAGGCGTCCCTCGGCTTCCTCAG GCTGGGCTTCATCGTGGACTTCTTGTCCAAGGCGACGCTGACCGGGTTCATGGGCGGCGCAGCCATCATCGTGTCGCTGCAGCAGCTCAAGGGCCTGCTCGGCATCGTCCACTTCACCTCCCACATGGGCTTCATCGACGTCATGCGCTCCGTCTTCAAGCGCCACGACGAG tGGGAATGGCAGACGATCGTCATGGGCACCGCCTTcctcgccatcctcctcctcacacGCCAAATC AGTGCGAGGAATCCAAAACTTTTCTGGATATCAGCAGGTGCTCCCCTGGCCTCAGTGATCATCTCCACCATCCTCTCCTTCATCTGGAAATCCCATAGCATCAGCGTT ATTGGTATCCTCCCCAGGGGAGTGAACCCTCCTTCAGCTAACATGCTCACCTTCAACGGCTCCTACGTGGCGCTGACGATCAAGACAGGGATCATGACAGGCATCTTGTCCCTAACT GAAGGGATTGCAGTAGGCAGGACGTTCGCATCCATCAACAACTACCAGGTGGACGGCAACAAGGAGATGATGGCGATCGGGATCATGAACATGGCCGGCTCCTGCGCGTCCTGCTACGTGACGACGGGCTCCTTCTCGCGGTCGGCGGTGAATTACAGCGCCGGGTGCAAGACTGCGGTGTCGAACAtcgtgatggcggcggcggtgctggtgaCGCTGCTGTTCCTGATGCCTCTGTTCCACTACACCCCCAACGTGATCCTGTCGGCGATCATCATCACGGCGGTGGTCGGTCTCATCGACGTCCGCGGCGCCGCCAAGCTGTGGAAGGTGGACAAGCTGGACTTCCTGGCCTGCATGGCGGCGTTCCTCGGCGTGCTCCTCGTGTCCGTCCAGATGGGGCTCGCCATCGCCGTCGGCATCTCGCTGTTCAAGATCCTGCTCCAGGTGACCAGGCCCAACATGGTGGTGAAGGGCCTCGTCCCCGGGACGCAGACCTACCGCAGCGTGGTGCAGTACAGGGAGGCCGTGCGCGTGCCGGCGttcctcgtcgtcggcgtcgagtcGGCGATCTACTTCACCAACTCCATGTACCTCGTCGAGAGGGTCATGAGGTACCTccgcgacgaggaggagatggCTCTCAAGTCCAACCAGAGTTCCATCCGATGCGTCGTCCTCGACATGAGCG CCGTCGCGGCGATCGACACAAGCGGTCTGGACGCGCTGTCGGAGCTGAAGAAAATCCTCGACAAAAGAAACATCGAG CTGGTTCTTGCCAACCCAGTCGGCTCCGTTGCGGAGAGGATGTTCAACTCAGCGGTGGGCGAGACATTCGGGTCGGACCGCCTGTTCTTCAGCGtagcggaggcggtggcggcgggggcgtgcAAAGCGCAGCCCTga